A part of Phaenicophaeus curvirostris isolate KB17595 chromosome 29, BPBGC_Pcur_1.0, whole genome shotgun sequence genomic DNA contains:
- the CGN gene encoding cingulin: MTEKQNPVDYGVQIRFIKDLEEPRRPPKHRGKPGSYGVAVRVQGIAGQPFVVLNSGEKGGDSFGVQIKSEGSYPNPAAGPRPSGSVSSDSDLPENPYAGRQPRHGSSYSTSDEEASSGVVTSRHEPKLSSGTRPLGEELRRFQSHGDLLGATADESFAAGAPWANGSQQHRTLPSGKSSSLMDITLERSKAAGLRAVAKVTSSDTEAVVSTGDVDTKPLSSVDSLISKFNGKVQQRGRAARRGRMPSEERKRSQSLDGHVSHRDAPDAGELSSAQRRASGIHPRPMVPAGSLSRPRGAVGTEEQGTRSQRATRGMEEPVAQQLQSKARAELQQLKSTPDLLRDQREVTQPGSSEHPKELIYSILKEGSSESEIALKRKTAQLLEKMQELAGPKDACSLPQHRELAQKVEELQEKLDKETKLRQKLELPREPARGGLARALESQLHEAEEESERLRAALEKKNQELQRSLQELSEVKTAKEQAEARLGDCEERLLAVHRELDRLREGSGTSPDAEALYKELLETREELEEALSSKQRQEEQLRLRERELTALKGALKEEVASHDKELDRMRQQYQSDMDELRHSMEGITQDQANLESERQKINTVVRNLQRELEESAEETGHWRDMFQKNKDELRTTKQELLQLKLEREEFEEELRELRERFAAAKEEVDQARSSTVDLGKLETLRKELQEAQEVQQELAAEKQRQEELLRQQERELVALKGTMREEASSRDGELERCRRDLQQLQEERDEATKAKASLESAWEASEQARKAVESSLKEVQEQNDDLRRKVLGLETHLKEYERLGENWEGSQARLKEKVTRLEAERRQVEESLGEATEREQELLMAKRALETRLEETQRSLVRLTQEHQELSVSYQDEQRQKEQLRRAKNDLEEQKRLLDRTTEKLNKELEQMTAESHSSLAALKSQLEEFKEKSRKEITDSQKQAKDRGAEVEKIQLNMGRLQDEVSRLKQALQDSQAERESALLDKEVLLQRLHNLEQEMEAKRRSQDDRSRHVKALEEKSKRLEVELDEEKTTVELLTERVNRSRDQIDQLRAELLQERSSRQDLECDKVSLERQNKELKNRLASSEGLQKPSSNVSQLEARLEELQDKLQAEEREKSVLLSSNRKLERKVKELTIQIDDERQHVNDQKDQLSLKVKALKRQVDEAEEEIERLEGARKKAQRELEEQHELNEQLQTRIKALEKEAWRKAARAAADASLQDAQLSSDEEFDSAYGPSSIASLLNEANLQTSSC; encoded by the exons ATGACGGAGAAGCAGAACCCCGTGGACTACGGCGTCCAGATCCGCTTCATCAAAGACCTGGAGGAGCCCCGGCGGCCCCCGAAGCACCGCGGCAAGCCCGGCTCCTACGGGGTGGCGGTGCGGGTACAGGGCATCGCCGGGCAGCCCTTTGTCGTCCTCAACAGCGGCGAGAAGGGCGGCGACTCCTTCGGGGTGCAGATCAAGAGCGAGGGCTCCTACCCCAACCCTGCAGCTGGCCCTCGGCCGTCCGGCTCTGTCAGCTCTGACTCGGACCTGCCAGAAAACCCTTACGCCGGACGGCAGCCCCGGCACGGCTCATCCTACAGCACCTCGGATGAGGAGGCGAGCAGCGGCGTGGTGACCTCCCGGCATGAGCCCAAACTTTCCTCAGGCACACGGCCGCTCGGTGAGGAGCTGCGAAGGTTTCAGTCCCATGGGGATCTGCTCGGTGCCACCGCGGACGAGTCCTTTGCCGCTGGTGCTCCTTGGGCAAATGGTAGCCAGCAGCAccggactctgcccagcggcaaaagcagcagcttgaTGGACATCACGCTGGAGCGGAGCAAAGCCGCTGGCTTGAGGGCCGTGGCCAAGGTCACCTCCTCAGATACAGAGGCCGTGGTGAGCACTGGTGACGTGGACACCAAACCGCTATCCTCGGTGGATTCACTCATCAGCAAGTTCAATGGGAAGGTGCAGCAGCGCGGGCGAGCGGCCAGGAGGGGCCGGATGCCCTCGGAGGAGAGGAAACGCTCACAGAGCCTGGACGGCCATGTCTCCCACCGTGATGCGCCAGATGCTGGCGAGCTGAGCAGTGCTCAGCGCCGGGCCAGCGGCATTCATCCCCGGCCCATGGTGCCCGCCGGCAGCCTGAGCCGCCCACGCGGAGCCGTAGGGACGGAGGAGCAGGGCACAAGGAGCCAGCGGGCAACACGGGGCATGGAGGAACCAGTGGCCCAGCAGCTGCAAAGCAAAGCCCGGGCAGAGCTGCAG CAGCTCAAATCCACCCCGGACCTGCTGCGGGACCAGCGGGAGGTCACCCAGCCTGGCAGCAGTGAGCACCCCAAGGAGCTCATCTACAGCATCCTGAAAGAGGG GAGCAGCGAGAGCGAAATTGCCCTGAAGAGGAAAACCgcccagctgctggagaagatgCAGGAGTTGGCG GGGCCCAAGGACGCGTGTTCCCTGCCGCAGCACAGGGAGCTGGCCCAGAAggtggaggagctgcaggagaagcTCGACAAGGAGACCAAG cTCCGCCAgaagctggagctgcccagggagccaGCGAGGGGTGGTTTGGCTCGGGCGCTGGAGTCGCAGCTGCACGAGGCCGAGGAGGAGAGCGAGCGGCTGCGGGCagccctggagaagaaaaaccaggagctgcagagaagttTGCAGGA GCTGAGCGAGGTGAAAACGGCCAAGGAGCAGGCAGAGGCCCGGCTGGGCGACTGCGAGGAGCGGCTGCTGGCCGTGCACCGGGAGCTTGACCGCCTGCGTGAGGGCTCCGGCACGTCCCCGGATGCTGAAGCCTTGTACAAG gagctgctggagaccagggaggagctggaggaggccCTGAGCTCCAAGCAgcggcaggaggagcagctgcgGCTGCGGGAGCGGGAGCTGACGGCACTGAAGGGAGCCCTCAAGGAGGAGGTGGCCAGCCACGACAAGGAGCTCGACCGCATGCGGCAGCAGTACCAGAGCGACATGGATGAGCTGCGGCACAGCATGGAGGGCATCACACAG GATCAGGCCAACCTGGAGTCAGAGAGGCAGAAGATCAACACCGTGGTGAGGAACCTGCagcgggagctggaggagagcgCGGAGGAAACAGGGCATTGGCGGGACATGTTCCAGAAGAACAAGGATGAGCTCCGCACCACCAAGCAGGA gctGCTGCAGTTGAAGCTGGAGCGGGAGGAGTTTGAGGAAGAGCTGCGGGAGCTGCGGGAACGCTTTGCAGCTGCCAAGGAGGAGGTGGACCAGGCACGGAGCAGCACGGTGGACCTTGGCAAGCTGGAGACACTCAGGAAG gagctgcaggaagcacaggaggtgcagcaggagctggcggcagagaagcagaggcaggaggagctgctgcggCAGCAGGAGCGGGAGCTGGTGGCACTGAAGGGCACCATGCGGGAGGAGGCATCCAGCCGCGATGGGGAGCTGGAGCGGTGTCGCCGGGACCTGCAGCAGCTTCAGGAGGAGCGGGATGAGGCCACCAAG GCAAAGGCTTCCCTGGAGAGCGCATGGGAGGCATCAGAGCAGGCGAGGAAGGCGGTGGAGTCCAGCCTGAAGGAGGTGCAGGAGCAGAACGACGACTTGAGGAGGAAGGTCCTCGGGTTGGAGACACACCTGAAGGAGTACGAGCGCCTGGGCGAGAACTGGGAGGGCTCCCAGGCACGGCTGAAGGAGAAAGTCACCAGACTGGAG GCAGAGCGCAGGCAGGTGGAGGAGTCACTGGGCGAAGCCACGGAgcgggagcaggagctgctgatgGCCAAGCGGGCACTGGAGACCCGCCTGGAGGAGACACAGCGGAGCCTGGTCCGTCTGACtcaggagcaccaggagctgAGTGTATCCTACCAGGATGAGCAGCGGCAGAAGGAGCAGCTCAGGCGTGCCAAGAACGACCTGGAGGAGCAGAAACGCCTGCTTGATCGCACCACGgagaagctgaacaaagag CTGGAGCAGATGACAGCGGAGTCGCACAGCTCGCTGGCCGCGCTGAAGTCACAGCTGGAGGAATTCAAGGAGAAATCACGGAAGGAGATCACAGACTCCCAGAAACAAGCCAAGGATCGGGGTGCCGAGGTGGAGAAGATACAGCTCAACATGGGGCGGCTGCAGGACGAG GTCTCCCGGCTGAAGCAGGCACTGCAGGACAGCCAGGCGGAGCGGGAGAGCGCGCTGCTGGACAaggaggtgctgctgcagcGCCTGCACAACCTCGAGCAGGAGATGGAGGCCAAGAGGCGCTCGCAGGATGACCGCTCACGGCATGTCAAGGCGCTGGAG GAGAAGTCCAAGCGCCTGGAGGTGGAGCTGGATGAGGAGAAGACCACAGTAGAACTGCTGACCGAGAGGGTCAACCGGAGCCGGGACCAG ATCGACCAGCTgcgggcagagctgctgcaggaacGCTCCAGCCGCCAGGACCTGGAGTGCGACAAGGTCTCTCTGGAGAGGCAG AACAAGGAGCTGAAGAATCGGCTGGCCAGCTCAGAGGGGCTGCAGAAACCCAGCAGCAACGTCTCGCAACTGGAGGCGcggctggaggagctgcaggacaAGCTGCAGGCGGAGGAGAG GGAGAAGAGTGTCCTGCTGTCCTCCAACCGCAAGCTGGAGAGGAAGGTGAAGGAGCTGACCATCCAGATCGACGATGAGCGGCAGCACGTCAATGACCAGAAGGACCAG CTGAGCCTGAAGGTGAAGGCCTTGAAGCGCCAGGTGGATGAGGCAGAGGAAGAGATTGAGCGGCTGGAGGGCGCCCGCAAGAAGGCGCagcgggagctggaggagcagcacGAGCTCAACGAGCAGCTCCAGACCCGCATCAAGGCGCTGGAGAAGGAGGCTTG gcGCAAAGCCGCCCGTGCAGCCGCCGACGCCTCCCTGCAAGACGCCCAGCTCAGCTCGGACGAGGAGTTTGACAGTGCCTACGGGCCCTCGTCCATCGCCTCGCTGCTCAACGAGGCCAACCTGCAGACCAGCTCCTGCTGA